The window ACATTTCATTTTCTATATAAACAATTGATTTATGCAAACTGAGAAAAATTAATAATTGTATGCAAAATTAGATATGTACTAGAcgaaaaaactaaaatttagaATGTCTATCATTGCTTATATATTACATGTATTTAAAATGGtgttatttaattaaagtatgtTACGTAATTTATTAAAGTATGTTTCAAAACAGGCTTCAGTAGGAGTTATCCCTCAGGTTTAGTGCATTGAACAAAACAATCCCAAAGAAACCTCTATAAACAGGACCACTATTTTAGTAGGAAATCATACCATTTGCAAATCCGTCACTGTAACACATCAGTTTTCTCAGTTGAACTACTTTTCGTTAGCGCTTCAGCTGGTGAATCACTAGACTATTTAACTTCCTCAAATGCAACAAAGCCTAAAAAAATAAAGCAGGCAAACTTCCAGTATCGAGGTGAATGCTGGAAAGGCGAGATTTATTAGAGTTGCAAATCAAGATAAGCATCTTATGTCTCTGACCGGGCAAACATAGCAACCACAAGCAGCTTTCTCAAAATCTAATTGAAGGCAAAAGCGAAAGAGTTTTTATAATGATACTGACTCAGTTGCTGAAGTTACATGTCTTCTAGCCTTCCAGGCGAAAAGAAGAATAACAATTAAATCAAGATGTATCGGGAACAAGTAAGAAAGAAAAGATAGCAAATTACAAACAGCTAAATGAGAGAGAACTTGTTCTTCAACTCATTAGCTGAGTAAGTCTACGTCTGTTGAGCTCGAGCTTAGCGTCATATCAGCTCCACCTTGCCTCCCAATCGTCATCTCAGCTTACACTAAAACCCCGAAACATCCCAGACGGATTAATAACCTCCTGTAACCAGTCTTCCTGAATTCTGAACCACAAGTTCTCAGACCTTTTTGTGAcgctccaaaccaaatacacTACATGAGCGCGACAGTTTCTGCTACCAATCATAATTCCTCCTCCACCTATCGTGACTACTGTTGCCAAATCGAGATGCTGAAAAcctatgatgatgatatttgccTGACCCATAAGAAGCTGAATTATCAAAATCACCAGATGCTGAAAACCTATGGTGATGATATGTGCCTGACCCATAAGAAGCTGAAGCATCAAAATCAAGCCTGTTGGACTTTCTAGATGAACGAGAACCAGAAGCATGACCACCACTACTGAAGTTAGAAATCTTAGCTCTCTTATTTCTAGGAGTTGAAGGAGATCTCCAATTATTGGGTTGAGGAAAGTCTTCCGGATCATCCGGGATCCAACCACCCCTTCGTTTCATCTTATAGCCTGACGTATACCCGCCttcattttttcctttcttcttccatGCCCTACCAAAATCACGAGGTACAGACCTGAactcattttgctcttttcttttcttgtggacTTTCTTCTTGGGGGTTGATAATTCATGATTCCGCTTATTGACCTTTAGACACACAGCAGTAAAACAATAAGGTTTCATTATGAAGATAAGATATAATATAGCAAAGGACAACTAACCTAAAAAGGAAGACGACAcagaaatgaaaaggaaaagaaaagcagATTCCAAACATGAGTACAGTAACTTACTCTACTGGAATTAGTGCATTCGCGTGCAAAATGTCCTCCTTCACCACACCTATAACAGGGATTAAGTGACCCAGTACCGCTAGTCTCCCCACGAGATGACGTGCATGCCTGTATGGGAGATCATGTCAGATAAAATGCAAGCACAAAAATTAGTTCCTAAATAAGGAGAAGCAAAAAACACACATACAGAGATACACGTATAACTACAAGAGCATTAACTTACCAAACCAGTATGGCCTAGTAGACCACATCTGTAACAGGAAAATTCTCTCGGACCACTATCAGGGTATTTTGCACAGCAAAGATGGCCAAAACTCTTACAGATGTAGCATTGTATTTCCTAAACAGGAGAAATCTCTTGGTCAGAACAACACAAACATAAATCTCTAGGTCTCGAAGTTTCCTCAGTAACACACCTTTAGATCATCAGCATAATAGTTGTTCCTGCATGAAAACATATCATGGCCAGAATCCCCACATTTTAGACATATTTTAGTACTCTGGGATCCTCCATTGCTTCTCTCAGGGCAATCATTTGCACGATGACCTCCTTTTTTGCAGATGAAACAAGCTTTGCCCTGTCAAAGAAAGCAGAGTGCATAACTTACTCTATCACCAAAATGG is drawn from Nicotiana tabacum cultivar K326 chromosome 22, ASM71507v2, whole genome shotgun sequence and contains these coding sequences:
- the LOC107785007 gene encoding uncharacterized protein LOC107785007 isoform X6 is translated as MGKLEKKEKSEAIDEEESNSQPDLMRSEEEKEENEDAEANEDLSLKIVEKAMLRYKVKEEQNADTTIAMNIDDSAAEKTPVEVPDNAVLRRLLRGPRYFDAPDKSWGTCYNCGEEGHAAVNCTSARRKKPCFVCGSFEHNAKHCTKGKACFICKKGGHRANDCPERSNGGSQSTKICLKCGDSGHDMFSCRNNYYADDLKEIQCYICKSFGHLCCAKYPDSGPREFSCYRCGLLGHTGLACTSSRGETSGTGSLNPCYRCGEGGHFARECTNSSRVNKRNHELSTPKKKVHKKRKEQNEFRSVPRDFGRAWKKKGKNEGGYTSGYKMKRRGGWIPDDPEDFPQPNNWRSPSTPRNKRAKISNFSSGGHASGSRSSRKSNRLDFDASASYGSGTYHHHRFSASGDFDNSASYGSGKYHHHRFSASRFGNSSHDRWRRNYDW
- the LOC107785007 gene encoding uncharacterized protein LOC107785007 isoform X1; this encodes MGKLEKKEKSEAIDEEESNSQPDLMRSEEEKEENEDAEANEDLSLKIVEKAMLRVCSNVTDEEESDILTNSKKKKDKNIVTKEDPVSSGIDKGFKSFCSDMFPQYKVKEEQNADTTIAMNIDDSAAEKTPVEVPDNAVLRRLLRGPRYFDAPDKSWGTCYNCGEEGHAAVNCTSARRKKPCFVCGSFEHNAKHCTKGKACFICKKGGHRANDCPERSNGGSQSTKICLKCGDSGHDMFSCRNNYYADDLKEIQCYICKSFGHLCCAKYPDSGPREFSCYRCGLLGHTGLACTSSRGETSGTGSLNPCYRCGEGGHFARECTNSSRVNKRNHELSTPKKKVHKKRKEQNEFRSVPRDFGRAWKKKGKNEGGYTSGYKMKRRGGWIPDDPEDFPQPNNWRSPSTPRNKRAKISNFSSGGHASGSRSSRKSNRLDFDASASYGSGTYHHHRFSASGDFDNSASYGSGKYHHHRFSASRFGNSSHDRWRRNYDW
- the LOC107785007 gene encoding uncharacterized protein LOC107785007 isoform X2, with amino-acid sequence MGKLEKKEKSEAIDEEESNSQPDLMRSEEEKEENEDAEANEDLSLKIVEKAMLRVCSNVTDEEESDILTNSKKKKDKNIVTKEDPVSSGIDKGFKSFCSDMFPYKVKEEQNADTTIAMNIDDSAAEKTPVEVPDNAVLRRLLRGPRYFDAPDKSWGTCYNCGEEGHAAVNCTSARRKKPCFVCGSFEHNAKHCTKGKACFICKKGGHRANDCPERSNGGSQSTKICLKCGDSGHDMFSCRNNYYADDLKEIQCYICKSFGHLCCAKYPDSGPREFSCYRCGLLGHTGLACTSSRGETSGTGSLNPCYRCGEGGHFARECTNSSRVNKRNHELSTPKKKVHKKRKEQNEFRSVPRDFGRAWKKKGKNEGGYTSGYKMKRRGGWIPDDPEDFPQPNNWRSPSTPRNKRAKISNFSSGGHASGSRSSRKSNRLDFDASASYGSGTYHHHRFSASGDFDNSASYGSGKYHHHRFSASRFGNSSHDRWRRNYDW
- the LOC107785007 gene encoding uncharacterized protein LOC107785007 isoform X4; the encoded protein is MGKLEKKEKSEAIDEEESNSQPDLMRSEEEKEENEDAEANEDLSLKIVEKAMLRVSSGIDKGFKSFCSDMFPQYKVKEEQNADTTIAMNIDDSAAEKTPVEVPDNAVLRRLLRGPRYFDAPDKSWGTCYNCGEEGHAAVNCTSARRKKPCFVCGSFEHNAKHCTKGKACFICKKGGHRANDCPERSNGGSQSTKICLKCGDSGHDMFSCRNNYYADDLKEIQCYICKSFGHLCCAKYPDSGPREFSCYRCGLLGHTGLACTSSRGETSGTGSLNPCYRCGEGGHFARECTNSSRVNKRNHELSTPKKKVHKKRKEQNEFRSVPRDFGRAWKKKGKNEGGYTSGYKMKRRGGWIPDDPEDFPQPNNWRSPSTPRNKRAKISNFSSGGHASGSRSSRKSNRLDFDASASYGSGTYHHHRFSASGDFDNSASYGSGKYHHHRFSASRFGNSSHDRWRRNYDW
- the LOC107785007 gene encoding uncharacterized protein LOC107785007 isoform X3, with protein sequence MGKLEKKEKSEAIDEEESNSQPDLMRSEEEKEENEDAEANEDLSLKIVEKAMLRVCSNVTDEEESDILTNSKKKKDKNIVTKEDPYKVKEEQNADTTIAMNIDDSAAEKTPVEVPDNAVLRRLLRGPRYFDAPDKSWGTCYNCGEEGHAAVNCTSARRKKPCFVCGSFEHNAKHCTKGKACFICKKGGHRANDCPERSNGGSQSTKICLKCGDSGHDMFSCRNNYYADDLKEIQCYICKSFGHLCCAKYPDSGPREFSCYRCGLLGHTGLACTSSRGETSGTGSLNPCYRCGEGGHFARECTNSSRVNKRNHELSTPKKKVHKKRKEQNEFRSVPRDFGRAWKKKGKNEGGYTSGYKMKRRGGWIPDDPEDFPQPNNWRSPSTPRNKRAKISNFSSGGHASGSRSSRKSNRLDFDASASYGSGTYHHHRFSASGDFDNSASYGSGKYHHHRFSASRFGNSSHDRWRRNYDW
- the LOC107785007 gene encoding uncharacterized protein LOC107785007 isoform X5 translates to MGKLEKKEKSEAIDEEESNSQPDLMRSEEEKEENEDAEANEDLSLKIVEKAMLRVSSGIDKGFKSFCSDMFPYKVKEEQNADTTIAMNIDDSAAEKTPVEVPDNAVLRRLLRGPRYFDAPDKSWGTCYNCGEEGHAAVNCTSARRKKPCFVCGSFEHNAKHCTKGKACFICKKGGHRANDCPERSNGGSQSTKICLKCGDSGHDMFSCRNNYYADDLKEIQCYICKSFGHLCCAKYPDSGPREFSCYRCGLLGHTGLACTSSRGETSGTGSLNPCYRCGEGGHFARECTNSSRVNKRNHELSTPKKKVHKKRKEQNEFRSVPRDFGRAWKKKGKNEGGYTSGYKMKRRGGWIPDDPEDFPQPNNWRSPSTPRNKRAKISNFSSGGHASGSRSSRKSNRLDFDASASYGSGTYHHHRFSASGDFDNSASYGSGKYHHHRFSASRFGNSSHDRWRRNYDW